One Pocillopora verrucosa isolate sample1 chromosome 10, ASM3666991v2, whole genome shotgun sequence genomic window carries:
- the LOC131788413 gene encoding myeloid differentiation primary response protein MyD88, with amino-acid sequence MSGEKLVKDLSYEAHFLIYKLLLPPAPGRDWKTLADKMGYTHETILYYECLNNPVKELISDYESKGKPISELLTFLEEMERIDLVTDLEKFVEETPTREEVEQRKRLEFEKMQGQAAEKPKTMSDRYDVFIAYAQPDRPFADELVKKLEGPPYNLKVCIDYRDFLRGNDPSAAAAQAIEKYCRKVLLILSENFNRCERADFQANVALSLSADVRHTNLIPILYKPCEIPTILKFITHLDYTSKEARQHFWNLLTKALGCSNGCAYNGKK; translated from the exons ATGAGCGGTGAAAAGCTGGTGAAAGATTTGAGCTACGAAGCTCATTTTCTAATATATAAACTTCTGTTACCACCGGCTCCTGGAAGAGATTGGAAGACTTTGGCTGACAAGATGGGTTATACACATGAAACAATCTTGTATTACGAATGTTTGAATAACCCTGTAAAAGAGTTGATTTCTGATTATGAGAGCAAGGGAAAGCCCATCTCAGAGTTGTTAACGTTTCTAGAAGAGATGGAGAGGATCGATTTGGTTACAGACCTCGAAAAATTCGTAG AGGAGACACCCACTCGAGAAGAGGTAGAGCAAAGGAAAAGGCTGGAATTCGAGAAGATGCAAGGACAAGCTG cGGAAAAGCCTAAAACCA tGTCTGACAGATATGATGTGTTTATCGCATATGCCCAACCTGACAGACCATTTGCTGATGAACTTGTCAAGAAACTGGAGGGACCACCCTATAACTTAAAAGTTTGTATTGATTACCGGGATTTTTTGCGTGGCAATGATCCTTCAGCAGCTGCGGCCCAGGCCATTGAGAAATACTGCAGAAAAGTCTTGCTTATCTTGTCAGAGAACTTTAACAGATGTGAAAGAGCTGATTTCCAAGCCAACGTTGCGCTAAGCTTGTCAGCAG ATGTCAGGCACACCAATCTGATACCAATTTTGTACAAACCTTGTGAAATACCAACAATTTTAAAGTTCATCACACACTTGGACTACACAAGCAAAGAGGCAAGACAGCATTTTTGGAATTTGTTGACCAAGGCACTTGGTTGTAGCAATGGATGTGCATACAATGGAAAAAAGTGA
- the LOC131788399 gene encoding sperm-associated microtubule inner protein 4, with protein sequence MITALQQGLYKEHQGVDFLSRNFESHFLHTPQYHDRITVSQDHFDRYLSRTSRSPKVPWGRSLSYGGFGPIQLPKEYRPKQEPPTRVQKGHRHFGGGVLPFPRGVPIEQYYDLTPLKKSNLRRNDELVPNPEKSEMGKIQIPLGFPSEHPYTSHIPKFQVFPSLESPEDIKKGKLAVTLHPTLPPTAPASAPDPSILEKTKGHFDRRELVSVQKESERKPLTWPEHNLLQLVKGPELKRQVYYPVPPTSVVPNTPDRDSSLAVTPRTANALYNVQRSFWQTHYQQQFTGNGPQNILKLDNFDEVFKGESDTLREHFRNEFAPPRVLEGRHTDVRKKTKRKKKVVVGHGTELWMTDSEDEGEEEAREKSIKKTHGNCFVKGEILDLTTGPKFSDGYLQNSLINPSGEYSDVHAFARAHPHLYYSSITNNENSKYFSELARPVTAPESVKRSAPPILNNMPSQIPEQTKTGSTSSDLYPKWFRSAKLGENHRPSTALLDLQDRWSKTEARRRFHEQFPENAPDIRRKPDMRITTNERRHVVPESGIHVYYFHR encoded by the exons ATGATTACTGCGTTACAGCAAGGATTATACAAAGAACATCAAGGTGTCGATTTCTTGTCGAGGAATTTCGAGTCGCATTTTCTACATACTCCTCAATACCATGATAGGATTACTGTGTCACAGGATCA CTTTGACCGTTACCTGTCACGGACCAGCAGGTCACCAAAGGTACCATGGGGTCGCAGTCTAAGCTATGGAGGGTTTGGCCCCATTCAGCTCCCCAAGGAGTATCGACCCAAGCAGGAGCCCCCCACGCGAGTACAGAAAGGACACAGGCACTTTGGGGGAGGGGTGCTGCCATTTCCACG TGGTGTACCTATTGAGCAGTATTACGATCTTACCCCATTGAAGAAAAGCAACCTCAGAAGAAACGATGAATT GGTTCCAAATCCGGAAAAGTCAGAAATGGG GAAAATCCAGATCCCGTTAGGATTTCCATCAGAGCATCCTTACACATCTCACATACCAAAGTTCCAGGTATTCCCGTCGCTTGAGTCCCCAGAAGACATCAAAAAGGGAAAACTAGCTGTTACTCTTCACCCTACCCTACCTCCCACAGCCCCAGCTTCGGCACCAGACCCCAGCATACTTGAGAAAACCAAGGGTCATTTTGACCGGAGGGAGTTGGTGTCGGTTCAGAAAGAGTCCGAAAGGAAACCTTTAACCTGGCCGGAACACAACCTTCTTCAG TTGGTCAAGGGCCCGGAATTAAAGAGACAAGTCTACTACCCCGTACCTCCTACTTCAGTAGTGCCAAACACCCCCGACAGAGATTCATCCCTGGCAGTAACCCCCCGGACTGCGAACGCCTTGTACAATGTTCAGCGGAGCTTCTGGCAAACACATTACCAACAGCAGTTTACAGGCAACGGACCACAGAATATCCTTAAATTGGATAATTTCGACGAGGTTTTCAAAGGGGAGAGCGACACCTTG AGAGAGCATTTCAGGAATGAATTCGCCCCACCGCGGGTTCTGGAGGGACGCCACACTGACGTCAGAAAGAAAaccaagagaaagaaaaaagtcGTTGTAGGCCATGGCACCGAACTGTGGATGACAGACAGTGAAGACGAGGGAGAAGAAGAAGCTCGGGAAAAGTCTATCAAAAAGACTCACGGAAATTGCTTTGTAAAGGGAGAAATCTTAGATTTGACCACTGGTCCCAAATTCAGCGATGGATATCTACAGAATAGCTTGATTAATCCTAGCGGGGAATATTCCGACGTGCATGCTTTCGCTCGTGCTCATCCCCATTTATATTACTCTTCCATTACAAATAATGAGAATTCGAAGTATTTCAGTGAGCTTGCACGACCTGTCACCGCCCCTGAGAGTGTCAAGCGATCAGCTCCCCCCATACTGAATAACATGCCAAGTCAAATTCCCGAGCAAACGAAGACAGGTTCGACCAGTAGCGACTTGTACCCAAAGTGGTTCCGATCAGCCAAGCTTGGAGAGAATCATAGGCCTAGTACAGCACTTTTGGATTTGCAAGACCGCTGGAGTAAAACTGAAGCTCGTCGAAGATTTCACGAGCAGTTTCCTGAAAACGCACCAGACATTCGTCGAAAGCCAGACATGCGCATTACAACGAATGAAAGAAGACATGTTGTCCCGGAAAGTGGTATTCATGTTTACTATTTCCACCGTTGA
- the LOC131788400 gene encoding uncharacterized protein encodes MAVNSEDASHDLYAVQLYDQEYLRPRTTEVHGLHLPEKNTFTIRVDPNMLADNKEYSVPKRLEHLEKRLQGGKSREKRGTFRKENLLLVDLERTSALSDLITGEIPVFALKTYKEEGEKRYMEFSLTKNASDNLRQKDQQRRLEVAMKIAFANYLHWSRVYEEIEGKTEKSALEIERQEDLEEYLRNPLECKGIVYCYLVIDESQTADKKYQFYIGKAEGEFTKKIKEHNTSGNKPLLELSLQDKALWPREDQHLKRKFKESLPKSPKKGAKKSDDIHVPQLDYEPKVVVLTLDFGYTEKLAEKFKNSIDAEDTTEKLAQSYAQYFAAKGPIGLNG; translated from the coding sequence ATGGCGGTAAACTCCGAAGATGCCAGCCACGATCTGTACGCGGTTCAACTTTACGACCAAGAGTACTTAAGGCCTCGCACGACGGAGGTGCATGGCTTACATCTGCCAGAGAAGAACACGTTTACAATCCGCGTCGATCCAAACATGTTAGCCGACAACAAAGAATATTCAGTGCCCAAACGCCTGGAACACCTCGAGAAACGCCTACAAGGAGGCAAAAGCAGGGAAAAGCGAGGGACTTTCCGCAAGGAAAATTTACTGCTCGTCGACTTGGAGAGAACCAGCGCGCTCAGTGACTTAATCACCGGAGAGATACCCGTATTCGCTCTAAAAACTTACAAAGAAGAAGGCGAGAAACGCTACATGGAATTTTCACTGACCAAGAATGCTTCAGACAATCTGAGGCAAAAGGATCAACAAAGGAGGTTGGAAGTCGCCATGAAAATCGCTTTCGCCAACTACCTTCACTGGAGCCGTGTCTACGAGGAAATTGAAGGCAAAACTGAGAAATCAGCGCTCGAGATCGAGCGACAAGAAGATTTGGAAGAGTACCTTCGTAATCCACTCGAGTGCAAGGGCATTGTCTACTGCTACCTCGTGATAGATGAGTCACAAACGGCAGATAAAAAATACCAGTTCTACATTGGCAAAGCAGAGGGAGAATTCACTAAGAAGATCAAGGAACATAACACGTCGGGTAACAAGCCGCTATTGGAACTGTCATTGCAAGACAAGGCGCTTTGGCCGAGAGAAGATCAACACCTTAAacgaaaatttaaagaatcgCTGCCGAAATCCCCCAAGAAAGGTGCAAAGAAAAGCGATGACATCCACGTACCGCAGCTTGACTATGAGCCAAAAGTTGTGGTGCTCACTTTGGACTTTGGCTACACGGAGAAACTTGCCGAAAAATTCAAGAACTCGATCGACGCGGAGGACACAACAGAAAAGCTCGCCCAGAGTTACGCACAATACTTTGCCGCCAAGGGCCCCATTGGACTAAATGGCTGA